In Zingiber officinale cultivar Zhangliang chromosome 1A, Zo_v1.1, whole genome shotgun sequence, a genomic segment contains:
- the LOC121996596 gene encoding probable pectinesterase/pectinesterase inhibitor 21: MGKAVILVISAVVLVACVATVGVVTVSSRHGDDSSQPQVAELSTSRKNIKEFCRPTDYQQTCETTLSSVAGNNTEPKDLANLVFNVTINHIKQAFDHSSTLQEAAKDPRTSEALANCRELLDYAIDDLRNSVDHLDDFSMEKIDKFIDDLKVWISATITYQETCLDGFQDADTDAAASMRKALNSSAELTSNILAIVTNFGDALEKFNFGGFNRRLLAVDGESFPSWVSGGKRRLLQLSPAELKPDFTVAQDGSGDVKTIGEALKLAPKNSTKNVVIYIKEGVYNELVQVNRSHTNIMMVGDGPTKTRITSNLNFIDGVSTFRTATVAVIGNGFIAKDLWIENSAGAAKHQAVALRVQSDRSVFYNVRLDGYQDTLYVHTYRQFYRECTITGTIDFIFGDSASIFQNCLILARKPLDNQQNIVTAQGRKDRRSAGAIILHNCTISADPEYFPFRNKLPTFLGRPWKEYSRTFVMQSQLDDLINPQGWLPWFGDFGLNTCFYTEIDNRGPGADKSERVKWKGVKNVDLAHAQKFTVEKFIQGSTWLPQTGVPFIPGLLPPSGSTN; the protein is encoded by the exons ATGGGGAAGGCCGTCATTCTTGTGATCTCTGCCGTCGTACTAGTGGCCTGTGTTGCCACCGTCGGCGTCGTCACCGTTTCCAGCCGCCATGGCGACGATTCGTCTCAGCCGCAGGTGGCCGAGCTGTCCACCTCGCGGAAGAACATCAAGGAGTTCTGCCGGCCCACCGACTACCAGCAGACTTGCGAGACCACGCTGTCCTCTGTCGCCGGCAACAACACCGAGCCCAAGGACCTCGCCAATCTGGTGTTTAATGTCACCATTAACCACATCAAGCAGGCCTTCGACCACTCCTCCACGCTTCAGGAGGCCGCCAAGGACCCGCGCACCTCCGAGGCCCTCGCGAACTGCCGGGAACTGCTGGACTACGCTATCGACGACCTCCGCAACTCGGTCGACCATCTCGACGACTTCTCCATGGAGAAGATCGACAAGTTCATCGACGACCTCAAGGTGTGGATCAGCGCCACCATCACGTACCAGGAGACGTGCCTCGACGGGTTCCAGGACGCCGACACTGATGCCGCGGCATCCATGCGCAAGGCGCTTAACAGCTCCGCCGAGCTCACCAGCAACATTCTCGCCATCGTCACCAACTTCGGAGATGCACTAGAGAAGTTCAACTTCGGGGGCTTCAATCGCAGGCTCCTTGCAGTCGATGGCGAGTCGTTCCCTTCTTGGGTATCCGGCGGCAAGCGAAGGCTTCTTCAGTTGAGCCCGGCGGAGCTGAAGCCCGATTTTACAGTGGCCCAGGATGGCTCCGGCGATGTCAAGACCATCGGCGAGGCCTTGAAACTCGCTCCCAAGAACAGCACGAAGAACGTGGTTATCTACATCAAGGAAGGAGTGTACAATGAGCTGGTCCAGGTCAACCGGAGCCATACCAACATAATGATGGTCGGCGACGGGCCGACCAAGACCAGGATCACCAGCAATCTCAACTTCATCGATGGCGTCAGCACCTTCAGAACTGCCACCGTTG CTGTGATTGGAAATGGATTCATCGCCAAGGACCTATGGATCGAGAACTCAGCAGGGGCAGCCAAGCACCAGGCTGTGGCTCTGCGAGTGCAGTCCGACAGGTCGGTGTTCTACAACGTGAGGCTCGACGGATACCAGGACACCTTGTACGTCCACACCTACCGTCAGTTCTACCGCGAATGCACCATCACCGGCACCATCGACTTCATCTTCGGCGATTCCGCCTCCATCTTCCAGAACTGCCTCATCTTGGCCCGGAAGCCTCTGGACAACCAGCAGAACATCGTGACAGCTCAGGGGCGCAAGGACCGACGATCCGCCGGCGCAATCATCCTCCACAACTGCACCATCAGCGCTGACCCAGAATACTTCCCCTTCCGCAACAAGCTTCCCACCTTTTTGGGACGGCCATGGAAGGAGTACTCCAGGACCTTCGTGATGCAGTCGCAGCTGGACGACCTGATCAACCCCCAGGGCTGGCTGCCGTGGTTCGGTGACTTCGGCCTCAACACTTGCTTCTACACCGAGATCGACAACCGTGGCCCCGGCGCCGACAAGAGTGAGAGGGTAAAATGGAAAGGAGTGAAGAACGTCGATCTCGCCCACGCCCAAAAGTTCACCGTGGAGAAATTCATCCAGGGCAGTACCTGGCTTCCTCAGACCGGCGTACCCTTCATCCCCGGCCTCCTACCTCCCTCAGGATCCACTAATTAG